The following are encoded in a window of Gossypium raimondii isolate GPD5lz chromosome 13, ASM2569854v1, whole genome shotgun sequence genomic DNA:
- the LOC105781842 gene encoding uncharacterized protein LOC105781842 → MASSSPSQYLESLLDTVRPFLRGDLESVDGNLPSFLAVLRSAGAGECSHQHGSFLQHLLDVYRILKIWKAPRSVCLCGLFHGAYSNAYVNLAIFDASTSRDVVRGHVGEVVERLIHLFRVIPRQKFIHDDLLFKYTDSELVEHLKASEISLKNAKEKGLFDKDELWRKKLEALVPKNGIVMKIIKSGEEVLVAREVMCVFLLMSMADYSEQFFGYHDQLFDNFDGKFRFLGDNYDALLPGDGKPGLWMSSISKMGATYTLILRDEAIILEEKKRVNGENIEEVIDEGLDLVVPPVFDNCTKVLGAKEQVEARDLYWEAICGGGGRAEELLLGCCERNPFVGEPHVVLAQVYLNQGRFEEAEKEAERGVTLMLEWGSPWDNRMSWEGWVAWGRVLLLRAKEKSWPHSAWGVLSLGLVR, encoded by the coding sequence ATGGCATCTTCTTCGCCCTCTCAATACCTTGAATCCCTCTTAGACACCGTACGTCCATTCCTTCGAGGCGATCTCGAATCCGTAGATGGAAACTTACCTTCGTTTCTCGCCGTCTTACGTTCTGCCGGCGCCGGCGAGTGTTCCCACCAACACGGCAGCTTTTTACAGCATTTGCTCGACGTATATCGCATCCTAAAGATATGGAAAGCACCTCGCAGTGTTTGCCTTTGCGGCCTCTTCCACGGGGCTTACTCCAACGCCTATGTGAACCTCGCTATCTTCGATGCCTCGACCAGCCGCGACGTCGTTCGAGGCCATGTCGGCGAGGTCGTGGAGCGGTTGATTCACTTGTTTCGTGTTATCCCTCGACAAAAATTTATCCATGATGATCTTTTGTTCAAGTACACAGATTCTGAACTAGTCGAACACCTTAAAGCATCCGAGATTTCGTTGAAGAACGCAAAGGAAAAGGGTTTGTTCGATAAAGATGAACTATGGAGGAAGAAACTTGAAGCACTTGTGCCTAAGAATGGGATTGTGATGAAGATCATAAAGAGTGGTGAAGAAGTTTTGGTTGCCAGAGAAGTGATGtgtgtttttcttttgatgagCATGGCGGATTACAGTGAGCAATTCTTTGGTTACCATGATCAGTTGTTTGATAACTTTGATGGGAAGTTCAGGTTTTTAGGGGACAACTATGATGCTTTGTTGCCTGGTGATGGCAAGCCGGGACTGTGGATGAGCTCGATATCGAAAATGGGTGCTACTTATACTCTAATTCTTCGAGACGAGGCTATAATTttggaagagaaaaaaagggttAATGGTGAAAACATTGAGGAAGTCATTGATGAGGGTCTTGACCTAGTGGTGCCACCAGTTTTTGACAACTGCACTAAGGTATTGGGTGCTAAAGAGCAAGTGGAGGCAAGGGACTTGTATTGGGAAGCCATTTGTGGTGGGGGTGGAAGAGCTGAGGAGTTGTTGTTAGGGTGCTGTGAGAGGAACCCATTTGTGGGTGAGCCACATGTGGTGTTGGCTCAGGTTTATTTGAACCAAGGGAGATTTGAGGAGGCTGAAAAAGAGGCAGAGAGAGGGGTGACATTGATGTTGGAATGGGGAAGTCCTTGGGACAATAGAATGTCATGGGAAGGATGGGTTGCTTGGGGTAGAGTTTTGTTGCTTAGGGCCAAGGAAAAATCTTGGCCCCATAGTGCTTGGGGTGTTCTCAGTCTTGGGCTTGTGAGGTAA
- the LOC105783330 gene encoding uncharacterized protein LOC105783330, whose translation MPSTSSATPPTPSHPTTHHVLQALLDSSRPFLRGELQYVDKNLPNLVAVLRSVGAGECWHKHGSFLEHLVHIYRILKIWKAQDSVCLCGLFHSAYSNSYVNLAIFDPSTGRDVVRGHVGDAAERLIHLFCVVPRQPLIHDDLLFKYTDSEIVEHLAASEVSLKNAKEKGVFNEDEAWRNKIGGLVPENGLTVKHIKTGEDVLVSRRVLAIFLMMTMADFSDQLYGFQDVLFENFDGRLEFVGNNNVALWPGNGKPGLWLNSISRMGAIYSLILREEEIFVEQRKRVSGIEVETDRDEDIELVVPPVFEHCSKVLGAKEQIEARDLYWEAVCDDSKGGQERAEELLLGSIEKNPFVGEPHVVLAQVYLTKGRFEEAEKEAEKGLILMLQWSSPWDKRMSWEGWIAWGRVLLMKAKEQSWPQTSWGVLNLGLVK comes from the coding sequence ATGCCATCAACTTCATCGGCAACCCCACCGACACCATCTCATCCCACCACTCACCACGTCCTTCAAGCCCTGCTAGACTCCTCACGTCCCTTCCTTCGTGGCGAGCTTCAATATGTCGACAAAAACTTGCCTAATTTGGTCGCCGTCTTGCGTTCCGTTGGTGCCGGCGAGTGTTGGCACAAGCACGGCAGCTTTTTAGAGCATCTGGTCCATATCTATCGGATTCTCAAAATATGGAAGGCGCAAGACTCCGTTTGCCTTTGCGGTCTTTTCCACTCTGCTTACTCCAACTCTTACGTCAACCTCGCCATATTCGACCCTTCAACCGGCCGCGACGTCGTTCGAGGCCACGTCGGCGACGCCGCAGAGCGTTTAATCCATTTGTTCTGCGTCGTCCCAAGGCAACCTTTGATCCACGATGACCTTTTGTTCAAGTATACGGATTCGGAAATCGTCGAACACCTTGCGGCCTCCGAGGTTTCGTTGAAGAACGCCAAAGAAAAGGGCGTTTTTAATGAAGACGAGGCTTGGAGGAATAAGATAGGCGGACTGGTGCCTGAAAATGGGCTTACAGTGAAGCACATAAAGACCGGCGAGGACGTGTTGGTGTCTCGAAGGGTGTTGGCTATTTTCCTCATGATGACCATGGCAGATTTCAGTGACCAGCTTTATGGATTCCAGGATGTTCTGTTTGAAAACTTCGATGGTAGGCTCGAATTCGTGGGCAACAACAACGTTGCTTTATGGCCTGGGAATGGCAAACCAGGGCTGTGGTTGAATTCAATATCGAGAATGGGGGCAATATATAGTTTAATACTGAGAGAGGAAGAGATTTTTGTTGAACAAAGGAAAAGGGTAAGTGGCATTGAGGTTGAAACTGACAGAGATGAAGACATTGAGCTTGTTGTGCCACCAGTTTTTGAGCACTGCAGTAAGGTGTTAGGTGCAAAAGAGCAAATAGAGGCAAGGGACTTGTATTGGGAAGCTGTTTGTGATGATTCAAAAGGAGGGCAAGAGAGAGCTGAGGAATTGTTATTAGGCAGCATTGAGAAGAACCCTTTTGTGGGTGAACCACATGTGGTGTTGGCTCAGGTTTATTTGACCAAAGGAAGGTTTGAGGAAGCAGAAAAAGAGGCTGAAAAAGGGTTGATTTTGATGCTTCAATGGAGCAGTCCATGGGATAAAAGGATGTCTTGGGAAGGATGGATTGCTTGGGGAAGGGTTCTGTTGATGAAAGCTAAAGAACAATCTTGGCCACAAACTTCATGGGGTGTCCTCAATTTGGGCCTTGTTAAGTAA